The segment CCCTAAATTTTGGAAATGCATATTCTTCATTGGGAAGGGGCTGTGGCTGAGTGCATGCCTTCCAGAACCAGGgaactgggttcgaatcttggggAAGTCTGGGTTTTTGAATTTCTGCATTTTTAGGATGctcctgagtctacccaacacTAATGGGTACTTAGCTTTAATTaatgaaagtaaaggcggttggtcgttaaccgtgggctaaagaaacagatgacctaattATAGACGctaatgtctgaaagggaaagttACATCTTTACTTTACTCATTCCttatattcttattattattatatattatattcttaTGAGGccctattatttattttaggttcAAAAGGAATTAAATgctaagaaaacttttttttctgttcaataTTATAAGTAGCTGGATCATGTCTCCCTTTGTTCGTCTGTGTGTTGGTGTACTTgatagtattttaaaataattatatatatttctgatggtctttgttattattaaagtattttgaTTATAGAAACCAAATGCATCATTAACACTATGAAGATAAAAATGTATCATCTTTGTGAATTTTAAAAGCTATGCAGTATGGTTATAACtagttactatttttttaattaggtttaaaatagaaaaaaatgatgtattATCAAATATCAATGAGAAAGTACTTTCTGTTCTCttgaaaattatattcatttttttaataaatggcaTTACGTCACTTTTTTCCctacttatatttttataatttttttcattttaattttacgTGACACATAAAtatctacagaaaaaaaaaataaaaacaaaaaataaaaattaaaaaaaaattaatttaaagaaaaatactttattGGAATATTGTATCTCAAGTTATTTGATATTTCATACACCAGTACACTACCCCAAGAGCGAACATGTCACACtgtaaagaaacaaatagatataattttaattactgCTAAACTGTAAATTTaattcaattatatttttaagggaaaattatataatttgtCGTCTCAGGGTCCAGGTTTGTAAACACATTTCAGCATAATATAAAGTTATAAACTATGGGGATTAGGTTTTTACATGAGTAAATTATAcatgtaatatattttatagttaataattaattaactctcCCCCAACCCCAACAAGTCCCTTATCAAGGAAACAcctaaaatctaatttaaaaatctacaatcgctacaattagattttttaattcgATTTTAGGTGTGTTTCCTTGATTAGGGGGTTGTTGGGGGGGAGAGTTAATTATCTATTTATTGTTGAAGTGTCTTATACTAAATGACAAAAGTTTTTTATCGTGATACTCATAATGGGGCTTAAGAGTTTTAAACTACTGTggaaattatattatatatataaaatgatgGTCATCTTATTTAAAGATAACTGGCAGTATACAAAATGATCTTCACTAATTAATGGGCGATTCTGTTTTACTTCACATGTGTAATATAAACAAGTTTTCGTGCACACATCAGAatcttctatctctctctctatatatatatatactattctACCTAATTAAATATTAGACTCTAAGCTATCCATTTAAAAGGAAAGGGATATAAGTAACAAtatgacaaaaaatatttatttagctaaGTTATCGTTCGTTAGTTTAAGAAAGTTTGCGAATATTTATATGACaattataattaaatgtaaaggagctttaaaaatatggtaaaaaaTGACTTACTTTAAAAGGGTCAAATGGCCTCTTTAAAAACTGTTCTGGGGACATGTACACGACAGTTCCTTTTCTTTTGGTCGCCATTGTATCCTCAGTGGGCAAGATATCCGATAAACCGAAATCAGCAATGAGAATTTTCTTTTCTGTGATCAAAATGTTGTCCGTTTTCAAGTCTCTGTGAGCAACTTTTTTGTTATGGAGATAGTTAACTGCTGCACACAGCTGCACAAAGTATTCATCACTCATCTCCTGATGAATGGAAGGCAGTACCTTGGTCAGAGTGCCATCTTCGTAGAATGGCATCACATAAGCGAAGTACCGAGGAAAGGATCCCATGAAATCCATGCTCATGATAAAAGGATGGTGGATCGTGGCGAGTACTGCAACTTCAGATAAGAAATGCTTTACGATTTTTTATCATCATAAGTGCTGTCTTTGTAATAAGCTTTGATGACTTTCTTGAAGTTGTGGTCTAGTTTGGATGTGACTTGAAAAACTTTGATCGGGTAATTGTAGTGAAGCAGTGTGCCCACCTCGAAGTGATGTACTTGGCATATTTCTTTCTGGTAGTTTTGAAGTTCCAGTGTTTTTCTTTCCAgatgatacattttaaaatagaattggAGAACACAGCTATCCGAAAATAGAGGATGAATTAATTTACTACAATACGAAAACACTAAGTCCCAAAGAAATAAGAACACAAATATAATAAGTCCAACACTTGTATTTCTCAAAGAGAGCTCAAAGCTAATGTAAGAGGAGGTACAGTGATAAATGAtagagttaattttttaaattgatttttatagCCAAGTGAGCTCCTCCCACAATCCTTGAGctacaaatgtttaattttacgTCATGTGATTGGCTGAAAGCTGAAGGTGCGCCAAACTATCCTCGTTGTCTTTGAAGTTTTTGACCAGTGGATGACACTTGGAGACTCCATTGTTCAGAGGTACATACGTCAGCAGACGACCAAGGTTTGGGCTGCTGTCATAATTTGTTGCTTTGCAAGGATGAACACATTAGTGATTGAAGGACCGACAATGTCAacaatcttttgttttctcgAGACGACTTAGTGACCAGTTGCAGTGGACACCGTCTCGGTCAGTCGGAGAAAGAGCAGGGGATTGCGGGGAACAAAAGGACAGTATCAGATGTTTATGTAAGCATTGAGAAAGCGTATCGAAAATGTCACCCGCTCCTTACCCAAATACATTTCGTGTGTGGTGAGCATTAAAGGACAAtgttaaagaattttaaaaatatgttacaatgttcgttttaaaaaaagaaatgccaaTGTTGCATAGTATATTTAAAGTATTATAACTACTAATGTACTAACATTTTTGTATCTATTGAagtagtaaattatttttttgtttatattatttaaaaaaatcatttctattGTCTtgctaaatgtattttttttaaatcacatatAAATTCGcctaaaataaatcaaaattaatatAGTCATTTCGAAGTAAAATGTTCAACTGTTAATTAAGTAAAGATGTGTGCCCCTGTCGTGTGTTATTAAGCTTCACGTGATGCTATCTTCACTGGCAAATGTTATggaccaaaaaaacaactatttactGCTTTTTTCTAATATATTGTTTGCCAATGGGTGTACATTTATAACTAAAATATTCATCTAAAAATAGCTCTCTATAAATGGGAATAACGACTAAAATTGTCAATCATTGTACTTTACCTATGGAAttgtgatatttaaaaaaaactttcacttAATGGgttaacagttttattttgACCCAGCTCAAGTTACGTGTTTCTTTGTTACATCTctttaatagttaaaaaaaaaactttctttttttctttcatcaaGATGGCACTATAACTTCATGACATACAATATTTAAAgtccaatatattttataagcaATAAAACgttgaaaattaaatgtaagacaatttcaaacaaggttacaaagaaagtttgtgtggaaacacaaagtcAGAATCgaatcggtccccgaagtggtccacccaggcaggtaaaagggaaagtttcaatattttcagaaagaacaccagaatgaaattatatcaaatagAAATACCgttgtatttattaaaatactgttacgtatttctgaatcttctggctaaatgtactagtaggcacacaaataaaaacactgcaaagaacttgacgactaaactctcagcttcatataactttattaactattaactctaactgtaacatgtagcatagaagactgtacaatatctgtcagtttacagttagctatacttcgttgcaattcatctcttcacttcgttgcaattcatctcttctcaacttgcatcgagtcgtattCTActgaacagaccaacgacacacttcccagtgtcgctccaggtctcccaaagctgaaccaagtcgtactcaaagtctaccgaatcagagccgcacacgtcttacatcgactgtatcgactgtaacggctcaagtccactgtagttcgctgtatagactttaacgacagtagtccactccagttaactctaccctagttaacttgcatcgagtcgtacacatctctcttctactgtctcgcacagtagacaacagtaccgacgactcactcacgactctatacgactgactttcacattaactttctggcttatatagagtccctaatcgcttctccaaagttgcacaaacactgcttgtatcttctggaataacactCGAGGAAAAGTCTAATActttctttgtttatacatgtagattccagagaacacttgctgcagtgtcatcaagtcggggtcacacgtagtgacctctatctgtcactgttcattagtaactgtccccatacttagatctgtttgtcccctggaacaaaacgtgaggacacgtcacatcctgtctttgtttgtacatgtagattccagagaacactcgctgctgtgtcatctcgccggggtcatacgttgacctctacctatcactgttcatttgtaacaatacttTTGTAAGATTTCTACTTACAAGatgattcaatttttaaaaaaattgtagtagtataattaaatgttttctatgtatggtcgatttttttttcatcaaaataATTTCTAGGAAACCTTTAGCAGTTTATGAGATCATTGTCTACCACCCTCCAacaaagaaaatcattttttatacTAATATATGGAAttccaaaaatattttaaaaatgttttctttgataCGTCACTTAGACCACCCCTCCACCTCCCAGTCAAATTTTACTCTTTCCCGCAGACACACAAACTCacaaattgtttacttttagtTTACTTCAATACTccgtaaacaaacaaatcattcgcttaaacaacaaagaaatcaaCATAATAGAGACCCGGCGTAGACTATCGCGGTGTCCAGAGGAGCCGAACAATAGCTTAATTAGGTACAGCGCGTCAAAGCGCTATCGGCTCGGCCACTCCTATTGCGGTCATTCTTGTCCAGCCTAAATAAAAACGTGTCAGCTGACCTTAAGTAAACATATACTGTCCACTTCAAACAAGAGATTCACTGAAGTTCCTTACTGCGCAAAAAGTTTACGAGATGATAACGTGTTCCGCGGCATCCACAACGCTCTGTCACAAATCACATGACAAAGAAAAGGCGCCAAATTATTCAAAGGAATGAGCTTCATTTGCAATTAAATCAGAAGGATATATTTCATTACTTGAAATACTCAGCTTCTTGAGACACTTGTGTTACATCTGAAAATCTCATCCTGTGATCAGCTTGAGTTTAAATCATTTCTTCTCTTAATATTTACAACTTGTGTTTAATTGAAACAGATCTAGTTCATTGTATATTTCTATATACTTCGACTGTGCTTCtattcacaattatttttaatgtaattgaTGGCTAAGAGGTAAAGCTCTAGATTTCGAATCGGAGGATCAGGGTTCATAGACTGAAACTGACTGggttattttaattttgggatctttgggcactatcgttgttgtttttgtgaatcgattaaatagaaaaaaaaataatatgaaaattatttaaaacaatttttcacctttttaaaaatgtgcagTTTTTATTGTGTGTTTTCTGTTATGTGACATAATTTCTAAGCATGGAAGGAAGGATATGTCGTTCAGTCTAAAACTTGACTCTCTTAGTTCTGCAAGCTATGTacgctgcattaaaaaaaagagttagtTCGTTATTGAAACATTGCGCTTTTTAACTTAGCTAGAATGTAATCAAGACTATTCGTTGTTTCAATAGTTAAAATTCGGACTTTTCACTGAAGCTGAATGTACTTTTAAACATTTCGCAGTTAATAAAACGATCGCGTTACGTTTTCAAATGTCAATAGTATCACAGAAACGACTTTGATGCtgttaatacttaaaaaaaaaacaaaaaaaactatttttttaatatagataaAAGAGTTCTTATCTATTAATTAACTGCTAAAATTCTTCTATTGCTCTCAATACTTCAAGATTTGTTTACTATTTTCTATATGAACAGttcaattacaaataataatttaattaattatttatttttttattgttttatgtgttgttattaacaagaaataattatgtatcttttattattagattcaatttctttttagttttgttaataatcgtgacagacagatagacagtgagtgaatataaactttgtttgcACTAAGCAATATTTTCAACTTGGTGTCAGCTTCTGTTCAGTGATGCGGTGATTCCGCTTCCCATcatatcaaaacatttttgcaGATTGCTTTTACTAGTAGCGAAAGTAACGTTACgatgagtccatccaactctatgGGTACATTAGTCTGGCAGAGTTTAGGTTGTTAGTTTATTTGCATGCCACTTTGTCATCCTCGATAGTCGATAAGAATCTCAAATCAATCTTAGAATCAAGTAAGAATTGAGTTTAAGGGAAAGAATTTACTGAAggagaaaatacaaaaaaataaacacggTTATGTCTCTTATAATCTTTTGCAATCCCAACGTGTAAACTTTgcttttaatgttgtcctctACATTATATCTgaatatacaaaactattttcttgtgtatatttttgaaaaattaattatttcaaaattatttacaCCCTAATTTAGATGTTTGGTTTTATGAAAATCTTGTAATgacaaaacaaaagatgttttaaaaaatcaattagtaaTCTGTTGCACATTTCTAGCTCTTAAACtaactatataaaaacaaaaagggttTTAATCACATCAGTTAATCTACTTATCCCATTTGCTAAAAAGTTAATTACTTGGATTGCTTCCCTTAACACCCCAATCCTCACCTCTGCTCAACAATCATAAAGACTGTTTCCCTTTGATGCTCCACTAGCTTATATGGATAATTGGATTTATCAAAGTAAAGGTGCTAAGTAATAGAAACCCGGTAGTAACAATTACAGTGTCCAGTGCAGTTAAACAATAGCTATATTCTTTAGTGTGCTGTATCTATGTGCACTAACAACTCGGTCATTTCTAATGAATTGTTATTAGTAAACACTTTAATCGTAATTCTTCATCTCTAAATGATAATTACCAACCAATGCAGATTGCGGTTGATAAttactattgtttattttac is part of the Biomphalaria glabrata chromosome 10, xgBioGlab47.1, whole genome shotgun sequence genome and harbors:
- the LOC129928542 gene encoding testis-specific serine/threonine-protein kinase 6-like, producing the protein MDFMGSFPRYFAYVMPFYEDGTLTKVLPSIHQEMSDEYFVQLCAAVNYLHNKKVAHRDLKTDNILITEKKILIADFGLSDILPTEDTMATKRKGTVVYMSPEQFLKRPFDPFKCDMFALGVVYWCMKYQIT